In Anopheles arabiensis isolate DONGOLA chromosome 2, AaraD3, whole genome shotgun sequence, the genomic window TGTACACCCTGACATCCTGACAATATTTTAGTATGCTGACCATCACGGCACGAAGTGGTCAGGTCAGTAATAAGGACTATACTCTGTTTATAACAGTAGTTCTCGTCGATAACACGTGATTGAAGATCAGTTACATGGCGCAAAATGTTGCTAAACATACAACTAATTGTTTTCTCAACAAATATCTTAATAATATTACGATCAACCTCAATATGTTTGTTCCCCTTCTCATGAGTATATTAAGCTCTGTGTTCAATAAATTCGAGACAAATGCACCGCGTCAACCGCCACCGTATTTTCCTTCCTACAGCGTTTTAATGTACTCCATGCTCTTCTCGTACAGCTCCTTGTGGAACTCGCCGTAGTCCGGAAGCTCACCGGTAACACGAGCGACCCAGGCCGTAATGCCCGGGAAGGCGGCCAGATCGTACTTGATGCCGGTTAGCAGCGTCACACTGCTCAGCAGACAGATATCGGCGATCGTTAGATGATCGCTGGCGACGAACGCTCGCTCCTTCACGAACGACTCCAACAATCCAAGCGCTTTCTTCAGCCGCTGCTGCATTTCTTCCGTTGGTTCGAGCtttttcttcaaaatacaCTCCACGTACTCGATGGCACTCTTGAACATTAGGCCATTATCGAAGAACAGCCGTTGGTTCACGACGGACCGT contains:
- the LOC120894586 gene encoding glutathione S-transferase D5-like; its protein translation is MELYYNIVSPPCQSVLLVGKKLGITFDLKEVNPHLPEVREQLRKFNPQHTIPTFVEDGHVIWESYAIAIYLVEKYGNGDDALYPRDPKVRSVVNQRLFFDNGLMFKSAIEYVECILKKKLEPTEEMQQRLKKALGLLESFVKERAFVASDHLTIADICLLSSVTLLTGIKYDLAAFPGITAWVARVTGELPDYGEFHKELYEKSMEYIKTL